A single genomic interval of Deltaproteobacteria bacterium harbors:
- a CDS encoding phenylacetate--CoA ligase family protein has product MRNLDRAQYLSRDELHSLQSAKLRSIVRHAFENVAFYRKKFDAAGLTPDDIRETGDLAKIPITNKKDIQAALPGELLSRGIDPAKCIVKNTSGSTGTPLRFFVNARERDFQRLLNLRIFLAGGFRLTDKTAYIINPHRFPDGKYWFQDYGILRRYYLSVFDSAEKHADALRRIRPDIVYGYPSNLTLLALAIKEGGIADIRPKAVFSSAEALEKQPRALIEAAMKTKVYDVLGLVETGDIAWECPAKEGYHVNSDAVAMEFLDESDRPVAPGERGRLVCTNLYTYTMPLIRYEAGDICVPSGGTCSCGRTLPLMESIKGRANDFIVLPDGKIVASCFLVILMQSFHEVAQYRVIQERRESIVMQIVKGERFSESTPGRIAEEVGRITGNRLKVEMAFLDALPRDASGKIRTVMSKVVPGLQSRILDYAGGGE; this is encoded by the coding sequence TTGAGAAACCTGGACAGGGCGCAATACCTGTCGAGGGACGAGCTGCATTCGCTCCAGTCGGCGAAGCTCAGGTCGATCGTCAGGCATGCCTTCGAAAACGTCGCTTTCTACAGGAAAAAGTTCGACGCAGCGGGCCTTACCCCCGACGATATCAGGGAAACAGGAGATCTTGCGAAGATCCCCATCACGAATAAAAAGGACATACAAGCGGCCCTGCCGGGCGAGCTGCTTTCAAGGGGGATCGATCCCGCGAAGTGCATAGTGAAGAACACGAGCGGATCGACGGGAACTCCCCTCCGGTTTTTCGTGAACGCGCGGGAAAGGGATTTTCAGCGGCTTCTCAACCTTCGGATCTTCCTGGCCGGAGGATTCAGGCTGACCGACAAGACGGCCTACATCATCAATCCTCACAGGTTCCCGGACGGCAAGTACTGGTTCCAGGATTACGGGATACTCAGGCGTTATTATCTGTCCGTCTTCGATTCCGCGGAGAAGCATGCAGATGCATTGAGGCGCATCCGCCCGGACATCGTCTACGGCTACCCTTCGAACCTCACGCTCCTGGCGCTTGCCATCAAGGAAGGCGGAATCGCGGACATCCGCCCAAAGGCGGTGTTTTCGTCGGCCGAGGCGCTGGAGAAGCAGCCGCGAGCGCTCATCGAAGCGGCGATGAAGACGAAGGTGTACGACGTCCTGGGCCTGGTGGAGACCGGGGATATCGCCTGGGAGTGCCCGGCGAAGGAGGGATACCACGTCAACAGCGATGCCGTGGCAATGGAATTCCTCGATGAGAGCGACAGGCCGGTTGCGCCGGGCGAGAGGGGGAGATTGGTCTGCACGAACCTCTACACGTACACGATGCCGCTGATCCGCTACGAGGCGGGGGATATATGCGTGCCGTCCGGCGGAACGTGTTCCTGCGGCAGGACACTGCCGCTCATGGAAAGCATTAAGGGCAGGGCGAACGACTTCATCGTGCTTCCGGACGGGAAGATCGTCGCATCCTGCTTCCTGGTGATCCTGATGCAGTCTTTCCACGAGGTCGCGCAATACCGCGTGATCCAGGAACGAAGGGAATCGATCGTCATGCAGATCGTGAAAGGGGAGAGGTTCTCCGAAAGCACACCGGGGAGGATCGCGGAGGAAGTCGGACGAATCACGGGCAACCGGCTGAAAGTGGAGATGGCGTTTCTCGATGCGTTGCCCCGGGATGCAAGCGGAAAGATCCGGACGGTCATGTCGAAGGTCGTTCCCGGTCTTCAGAGCAGGATCCTGGATTATGCCGGGGGCGGGGAATGA
- a CDS encoding glycosyltransferase family 4 protein yields MIGNISYIISQYPDFHETFIAREIDSLLRNKVNINIYSLKTPPEEIQNLYMKHKHIVRYSPFLFDKELIKDNLIMFFGRPCRYMAASAALVKLYWNNPLELLKAFAVFPKTVSYARKIETKSEVFHAHWATIPAAMAVVVKTLTKIPFTVTAHAWDVYLSRPEQLREKISCANGVVTCTSYNMEYLRSVCREEDRCKIIRNYHGLDFSWIDEIRSNGKSDPGFHLVAVGRLVEQKGFVYLIKAVGILGARGIKTRLIIIGDGPLREELEREAAGIGEYAAVIFAGRVPHKETIATMKASDALVAPSVISANGDRDGIPNVVLEAMACGIPVVGTNVSGIPEVVIDGKTGFLVDSGDPEELADALEKIHRDPDSGKHMGREGRGFVEEHFDVGKNVEEFIEILNGFHNRNFRRENVNASI; encoded by the coding sequence TTGATCGGCAACATTTCCTACATCATTTCCCAATATCCCGATTTTCACGAGACGTTCATTGCCCGCGAGATCGACTCGTTGTTGAGGAACAAGGTCAATATAAATATCTATTCCCTTAAGACCCCACCGGAAGAGATTCAAAACCTGTATATGAAGCATAAGCACATCGTCCGTTATTCTCCTTTTCTGTTCGACAAGGAGTTGATCAAGGATAACCTGATCATGTTTTTCGGCAGGCCTTGCAGATATATGGCGGCATCCGCCGCTCTCGTAAAGTTGTACTGGAATAATCCCCTGGAGCTGTTGAAGGCCTTTGCGGTGTTTCCCAAGACCGTTTCTTACGCCCGCAAAATCGAAACGAAGTCGGAAGTGTTCCATGCCCATTGGGCGACGATTCCCGCTGCGATGGCCGTTGTGGTTAAAACCTTGACGAAGATCCCGTTTACCGTCACGGCGCATGCCTGGGATGTCTATTTATCCAGGCCGGAGCAGCTTCGGGAAAAAATATCCTGTGCAAACGGGGTGGTCACGTGCACCTCGTACAACATGGAATATCTGCGCTCGGTTTGCAGGGAAGAGGATCGATGCAAGATCATTCGCAACTATCACGGACTGGATTTTTCCTGGATAGATGAAATTCGTTCGAATGGAAAAAGCGATCCGGGTTTTCATCTTGTCGCGGTCGGCCGGCTTGTGGAACAGAAAGGGTTTGTATATTTGATAAAGGCCGTCGGTATCCTGGGGGCCAGGGGGATCAAAACCCGCCTGATCATCATCGGTGACGGGCCTCTTCGCGAGGAACTGGAGCGGGAGGCCGCCGGGATCGGCGAATATGCAGCAGTGATATTCGCGGGGCGTGTCCCGCACAAGGAAACGATCGCCACGATGAAGGCGAGCGACGCCCTGGTGGCGCCGAGCGTCATATCGGCGAACGGAGACAGAGACGGCATCCCCAACGTCGTGCTGGAAGCCATGGCATGCGGGATCCCCGTGGTAGGAACGAACGTTTCCGGGATCCCTGAAGTCGTCATCGACGGGAAAACCGGGTTTCTCGTCGATTCCGGTGATCCGGAAGAGCTCGCCGATGCCCTGGAAAAAATCCACCGGGATCCGGATTCGGGCAAACATATGGGGAGAGAAGGGCGCGGATTCGTGGAAGAGCATTTCGATGTCGGAAAGAACGTCGAAGAATTCATAGAGATATTGAACGGATTCCATAACAGGAATTTCAGGCGTGAAAACGTTAACGCAAGTATTTAG
- a CDS encoding oligosaccharide flippase family protein has protein sequence MKTLTQVFSYSFGNVVIILAGLVSFPVFTRMLSPSDYGVMSLVNLTVTIMVIFGKCGLQQSLVRYWYSDKYENSTVLSTALFGSSGIAVLLTGSLMIAAFVVSRAENDSRYFILAAIVSALVLMETVKSILFNKMRILQQVARYNIAGIATKYLQIIFAVIVLSYINRTVYGLFAGFVVASLFVLVCIFLKEEKGQASLKHFRKVSFREMLSFGFPLAFYELTNQALMFLDRYLIGYYMGSNSVGTYSAAYNLTYYIQSIMVASVTLVIYPMVVEISSRQGEKAGKEFIRDTTIWFCLFGSAVTFGFMSVGKEIFILMASKAYAEAAVIISPVMLGGFLYGIFTVAAGELFVAKKTRTMALLMGIVAIVNISLNLWLIPSKGILGAAIATLVAEALLCIIGLYTIRALGRIDTIGKIAYYMIPSFLMFVGLRFIPVQISWTSIAVRTVAGFLLWFACSFAMIGRFRAEITSRFAK, from the coding sequence GTGAAAACGTTAACGCAAGTATTTAGCTATTCGTTCGGGAACGTCGTAATAATTCTGGCGGGATTGGTTTCCTTCCCGGTTTTCACGCGCATGCTGTCCCCCTCGGATTACGGAGTGATGAGCCTGGTGAATCTCACCGTGACGATCATGGTGATTTTCGGCAAGTGCGGCCTTCAACAATCGCTCGTCAGGTACTGGTACTCGGACAAATACGAAAATTCCACGGTGCTGAGCACCGCGCTGTTCGGGTCTTCGGGAATCGCCGTATTGCTGACAGGGTCGTTGATGATCGCTGCTTTCGTGGTGTCGAGAGCGGAAAACGATTCCAGGTATTTTATCCTGGCGGCCATCGTGTCAGCGCTTGTTCTGATGGAAACGGTCAAATCGATATTGTTCAACAAGATGAGAATCCTCCAGCAGGTCGCCCGTTACAACATCGCGGGAATCGCCACCAAGTATCTGCAGATCATCTTTGCCGTCATCGTCCTGTCGTACATAAACAGGACCGTGTACGGGCTGTTCGCGGGGTTCGTCGTCGCTTCGTTGTTCGTGCTCGTCTGCATATTCCTCAAGGAGGAAAAGGGGCAGGCAAGCCTGAAACATTTCAGAAAAGTTTCATTCCGGGAAATGCTTTCCTTCGGCTTCCCGTTGGCGTTTTATGAGCTTACCAACCAGGCGCTCATGTTCCTGGACAGGTATCTGATCGGATATTACATGGGAAGCAACTCCGTCGGCACGTATTCCGCCGCGTACAACCTGACATATTACATACAGAGCATCATGGTGGCGTCGGTCACCCTGGTGATCTATCCGATGGTGGTGGAGATATCGAGCAGGCAGGGTGAGAAAGCGGGCAAGGAATTCATCAGGGACACCACGATCTGGTTTTGCCTTTTCGGTTCGGCGGTGACGTTCGGCTTCATGTCCGTCGGAAAGGAGATCTTCATTTTGATGGCGTCGAAGGCATACGCCGAGGCCGCCGTGATCATTTCGCCGGTCATGCTGGGGGGGTTCCTTTACGGGATTTTCACTGTGGCGGCAGGGGAATTGTTCGTCGCCAAAAAAACAAGGACCATGGCTCTCCTGATGGGTATAGTGGCGATCGTCAACATATCGTTGAATCTTTGGTTGATTCCGTCGAAAGGGATTCTCGGGGCCGCGATCGCGACCCTGGTCGCCGAAGCCCTGCTGTGCATCATCGGCCTGTACACGATCAGGGCGCTGGGCCGAATCGATACGATCGGGAAAATCGCTTATTACATGATTCCGTCGTTCTTGATGTTCGTCGGCCTTCGGTTCATTCCCGTACAGATATCCTGGACATCGATCGCCGTGAGAACCGTGGCCGGATTCCTGCTGTGGTTCGCCTGTTCCTTTGCGATGATAGGACGGTTTCGAGCGGAAATAACGAGCCGGTTCGCAAAATGA
- the asnB gene encoding asparagine synthase (glutamine-hydrolyzing), with the protein MCGICGIWYRGTGKRPSPELMTEMTDTMLHRGPDEGGQEIFSEIGLGHRRLRIIDLSTGQQPMSNEDGTVWVVFNGEIYNFKELKAGLENKGHVFRSNSDTEVLIHLYEEKGFEMPGHLRGMFAFAIWDDRRKKLFLCRDRLGIKPLYYYDGPEFFAFASELKAILPLFRSLPEIDAEAIADYFTFGYVPSPVTPFRGIRKLLPAEWLEVSVSHSDRGLYWDPGDEVLSIEDPAGRLAELVDEAVRIRLVSDVPFGAFLSGGVDSSTVCAHMQRHLSAPLKTFSIGSPVERYDELTYAKTVARHLKTDHHFRVVTPDAVALLPRLAWHFDEPFADSSAIPTWFVSELAREHVTMTHSGDGGDELFGGYTRYFKELDLQRLRTAAGDGGLRLAAVLFSRSPFRNNFILRMERAANRALLDPADRYRAGVGIFVNPFENILGEKIRGKTTGFFQRAFSEIGAAPKTVSLNKLGLVDIKTYLPEDILTKVDRMSMAHSLESRVPLLDHKLVEFAVSLDDKWKTDGGNGGKRILKELAATLVPRDVVYRPKKGFGVPLTDWFRKDLRGMMMDLHGSANHPAFDYLERDRVKRMIDDHVGGTFDHAERLWTILMFQTWMDTFVTRAHRYQGIG; encoded by the coding sequence ATGTGCGGTATCTGCGGCATCTGGTACAGGGGAACCGGCAAGCGGCCATCTCCGGAGCTTATGACGGAGATGACCGATACGATGCTCCACCGCGGCCCCGACGAGGGCGGACAGGAAATATTCTCCGAAATCGGTTTGGGCCACCGCAGGCTGAGGATCATCGACCTCAGCACCGGGCAACAGCCGATGAGCAACGAAGACGGAACGGTCTGGGTCGTATTCAACGGCGAAATATACAACTTCAAGGAATTGAAGGCCGGCCTGGAAAATAAAGGCCACGTTTTCAGGTCGAATTCAGATACGGAAGTGCTGATTCACCTTTACGAGGAAAAAGGCTTCGAGATGCCCGGTCACCTCCGCGGCATGTTCGCATTCGCAATATGGGACGACCGGCGAAAGAAGCTGTTCCTTTGCAGGGACCGCCTCGGGATCAAGCCGCTTTATTATTATGACGGCCCGGAATTCTTCGCCTTCGCTTCCGAACTGAAAGCGATCCTTCCGCTGTTCCGATCCCTTCCCGAAATCGATGCCGAAGCGATTGCGGATTATTTCACGTTCGGATACGTCCCCTCTCCGGTCACTCCATTCCGCGGCATAAGAAAACTGCTGCCTGCCGAGTGGCTCGAGGTAAGCGTGAGCCATAGCGACAGGGGATTATATTGGGACCCCGGCGATGAAGTCCTTTCCATCGAAGATCCTGCGGGCCGATTGGCGGAACTTGTCGACGAAGCGGTCAGGATTCGGCTGGTGAGTGATGTTCCGTTCGGCGCATTCCTTTCCGGAGGGGTCGATTCCAGCACGGTGTGCGCGCACATGCAGCGGCACCTGTCGGCCCCGTTGAAGACGTTTTCGATCGGATCGCCGGTCGAGAGGTACGACGAGCTGACATATGCGAAGACGGTCGCCCGCCACCTTAAGACCGATCACCATTTCCGCGTCGTTACGCCGGATGCGGTGGCGTTGCTGCCCCGCCTTGCCTGGCATTTCGACGAGCCGTTCGCCGACAGCTCCGCGATACCGACCTGGTTCGTTTCCGAACTTGCGCGCGAACACGTAACGATGACGCATTCCGGAGACGGCGGGGACGAGCTGTTCGGCGGATACACCCGCTACTTCAAGGAACTTGATCTGCAGCGTTTGAGGACGGCGGCAGGCGATGGAGGATTGCGTCTGGCAGCGGTACTCTTCTCACGCAGTCCTTTCCGCAACAATTTTATCTTGAGGATGGAAAGAGCGGCCAACCGTGCCCTGCTCGACCCGGCGGATCGTTACAGGGCAGGGGTTGGGATTTTCGTGAACCCGTTCGAAAACATCCTGGGTGAAAAGATCAGGGGAAAGACAACGGGATTTTTCCAGCGCGCGTTCAGCGAAATCGGAGCGGCGCCGAAAACGGTGTCGCTTAATAAACTCGGCCTCGTGGACATAAAAACCTATCTGCCGGAGGACATCCTGACGAAGGTCGACAGGATGAGCATGGCGCATTCGCTGGAGTCGCGGGTCCCGCTCCTGGACCATAAACTGGTCGAATTCGCCGTGTCGCTCGACGACAAATGGAAAACCGATGGCGGCAACGGCGGGAAAAGGATCCTGAAAGAGCTTGCGGCCACCCTGGTGCCGCGCGACGTCGTCTATCGTCCGAAAAAAGGATTCGGCGTGCCTTTGACGGACTGGTTCCGGAAAGACCTGCGCGGGATGATGATGGACCTGCACGGCAGCGCCAACCACCCCGCGTTCGATTATCTCGAAAGAGACCGTGTGAAGAGGATGATAGACGATCACGTCGGCGGGACGTTCGATCATGCCGAGCGGCTGTGGACAATACTCATGTTTCAAACGTGGATGGACACGTTCGTGACCCGGGCGCATCGTTATCAAGGCATTGGATGA
- a CDS encoding glycosyltransferase family 4 protein, producing the protein MTNLNVLMVLPEFFPVMGGTEIQALHLSKALRKMNVEVAVLTRMSTRELRKDEVVDGLDVHRVDYPRISLIGGLMLNLGYSWNLIRNRGTRNIVHFHIGGTHMLLPLLVSKFLGKPTLLKISGWWEMDRGFLKPDGFYPSLMRNILFASDRIIAVSDEIRKRLVELGYPGDRIVRFPNGVDTARYYPDPEGREKRRYRLVFAGRLVKEKGIGFLLEALKSLRSEFPDITLDIVGSGREERNMMDLARTMDLADCVSFLGKRDDVGDVLRKAGIYIQPSVSEGLPNSLLEAMACGLPVIVTNVGGMPDVVEDGRNGFVVRAGDAGSLTDAIRAMIRDPASMKIFSANNVELIRNNYSLDSVAGQYANLYREVLEK; encoded by the coding sequence ATGACTAATTTGAACGTATTGATGGTCCTGCCGGAATTTTTCCCGGTCATGGGAGGGACCGAAATACAGGCGCTTCATCTGTCGAAGGCCCTTCGGAAAATGAACGTCGAGGTCGCAGTTCTCACGAGAATGAGCACCCGGGAGTTGAGGAAGGATGAAGTCGTCGACGGCCTGGATGTTCATAGGGTCGATTACCCGCGGATCAGCCTGATCGGCGGATTGATGTTGAACCTGGGATATTCCTGGAACCTGATCAGGAATCGCGGAACGAGGAACATCGTTCACTTTCACATCGGCGGCACCCACATGTTGCTCCCTCTGCTGGTTTCGAAATTCCTGGGAAAGCCCACCCTGTTGAAGATAAGCGGCTGGTGGGAAATGGACAGGGGTTTCCTGAAACCGGACGGTTTCTATCCTTCCCTAATGCGTAACATACTGTTTGCGTCCGACCGTATCATAGCTGTCAGCGATGAGATAAGGAAAAGGCTCGTGGAATTGGGATACCCGGGTGACCGGATCGTTCGTTTCCCGAACGGAGTGGACACCGCAAGGTATTACCCGGATCCGGAAGGAAGGGAAAAAAGGAGATACCGGCTGGTTTTCGCCGGCCGGCTCGTAAAGGAGAAGGGAATCGGTTTTCTCCTCGAAGCGCTGAAGTCCCTGAGAAGCGAATTCCCGGATATCACATTGGACATCGTAGGATCCGGCAGGGAAGAGCGCAATATGATGGATCTTGCGAGGACGATGGATCTGGCCGATTGCGTATCCTTCCTCGGCAAAAGGGACGATGTTGGAGACGTATTACGGAAAGCGGGTATTTACATACAACCATCGGTGAGCGAAGGTCTGCCGAATTCCCTGCTGGAAGCGATGGCTTGCGGATTGCCCGTCATCGTCACGAACGTCGGTGGAATGCCGGATGTCGTCGAGGACGGCCGTAACGGCTTCGTCGTCCGTGCCGGGGATGCCGGGTCGTTGACGGATGCGATAAGGGCGATGATCCGGGATCCGGCGTCGATGAAGATATTTTCGGCGAACAACGTGGAACTGATCAGGAACAATTACAGCCTCGATTCGGTGGCGGGGCAGTACGCGAATCTTTACCGCGAGGTGCTTGAGAAGTAA
- a CDS encoding polysaccharide deacetylase family protein — MTGKEKEVPFLLYHAVEPDERSMGSWNESEKIYVITADSFEEQLAYLRERNFQSILVNDFLGWIGGKNDLPENPVLLSFDDGHVTNETVALPLLLKYGYKAEFFITTGNAGSSGWLTAERIRKLRSSGMGIGSHAVAHRYLTDLDEHDINCELKGSKRFLEDCLGEAITSFSPPGGRITRRIANIAEEAGYKAVCNSRLKRNSQKDSALDLGRIPVKNGLKIGDFRKIMLAGPLRIDILRNYIAGSAKTILGNDLYDRFREVVLGKNH; from the coding sequence ATGACCGGCAAGGAGAAAGAAGTTCCTTTCCTTCTCTACCATGCCGTCGAACCGGATGAACGTTCGATGGGATCGTGGAACGAGAGCGAGAAAATCTACGTCATCACGGCGGATTCTTTCGAAGAGCAGTTGGCATACCTGCGCGAGCGCAATTTCCAGTCTATACTTGTGAATGATTTCCTCGGATGGATAGGCGGAAAAAACGATCTTCCCGAAAATCCCGTGCTGCTTTCCTTCGACGACGGGCATGTTACCAATGAAACGGTCGCGCTTCCCCTGCTGTTGAAATACGGATACAAGGCGGAATTCTTCATCACAACCGGAAATGCTGGGAGTTCAGGGTGGCTGACCGCGGAGCGGATCCGCAAATTGCGGTCGAGCGGCATGGGCATCGGATCCCATGCGGTGGCACACCGGTATTTGACGGACCTCGACGAACATGATATCAACTGCGAATTGAAGGGTTCGAAGCGTTTCCTCGAGGATTGCCTGGGCGAGGCGATAACCTCCTTTTCGCCGCCCGGGGGACGAATAACGCGCAGGATCGCGAACATTGCCGAAGAGGCAGGGTACAAAGCGGTTTGCAACTCGCGCTTGAAAAGAAACTCGCAAAAGGATTCGGCGCTCGATCTCGGAAGGATTCCCGTAAAAAACGGGCTTAAGATCGGCGATTTCCGGAAAATCATGCTGGCCGGCCCGTTGCGGATCGATATCCTGCGGAATTACATTGCGGGATCGGCGAAGACGATCCTCGGTAATGACCTTTACGATCGTTTCAGGGAGGTTGTACTGGGAAAAAACCATTGA
- a CDS encoding O-antigen ligase family protein, with amino-acid sequence MSDKSTNISILLLYALVVCLPFQSYMYDKFLGEGLNPINILMLLILGAMFSRKTIMCKDYKTVRILLVVFLLISIVSSAINLNVFSQFEFIVMWKRYFLLMLLVFVAYRVVSSEKEFNTITLIVSIATLIVAIQLLKNTYEYRNVFFKDWMKYGGVFGEGGENDLGAFLTMNFFWFLYWYFESRTSMVKAAAIFGGAVTLFACLFCFSRGAYVGLAGGVFWFGLRRSKLIWVVLLIAAITIPIWAPTSVKTRFDSLTDSNKVEKDASAQSRLILWGGALKMSADHPFIGVGPDNFSDRITDYISMPAGWPKVSHNMYLRYMAELGFIGGIVFFVLILSLIVKGNKLSKISTGWAKNWSTSYTSFIISVSIANWFGDRFIREELTGYIWIISGMMLKLLAMQGQEEQKAVPAKASSIYRFSS; translated from the coding sequence ATGAGCGACAAATCGACCAATATTTCGATACTGCTGTTGTACGCATTGGTGGTGTGCCTTCCGTTTCAAAGCTACATGTACGACAAGTTTCTGGGGGAAGGATTAAATCCGATTAACATACTTATGCTTTTGATATTAGGCGCGATGTTCAGCAGGAAGACGATCATGTGCAAGGATTATAAGACAGTACGGATCCTGCTTGTAGTATTCCTCCTGATATCCATCGTTTCATCCGCCATCAATCTTAACGTATTCAGCCAATTCGAATTTATCGTCATGTGGAAGAGATATTTTCTTTTGATGTTGCTGGTCTTCGTTGCGTACAGGGTGGTAAGCAGCGAGAAGGAATTCAATACGATTACATTGATAGTTTCAATCGCCACTTTAATTGTGGCAATACAATTATTGAAAAATACTTATGAATATCGGAACGTTTTTTTCAAAGACTGGATGAAGTACGGAGGCGTGTTCGGAGAAGGGGGCGAAAACGATCTTGGCGCCTTTCTGACCATGAATTTTTTCTGGTTCCTGTATTGGTATTTCGAGAGCAGGACCTCGATGGTCAAGGCTGCTGCGATATTCGGAGGGGCCGTCACGTTGTTCGCCTGCCTTTTCTGTTTTTCGAGGGGAGCATACGTAGGCCTTGCGGGCGGCGTTTTCTGGTTCGGTTTGAGGAGAAGCAAGTTGATTTGGGTGGTCCTGTTGATAGCGGCCATTACGATCCCGATTTGGGCTCCGACATCGGTCAAGACAAGGTTCGACTCGCTCACCGACAGCAACAAGGTGGAAAAGGATGCAAGCGCACAAAGCAGACTGATCCTTTGGGGTGGCGCATTGAAAATGTCCGCAGACCATCCTTTCATAGGGGTGGGTCCGGATAATTTCTCGGATCGCATAACCGACTATATAAGCATGCCTGCCGGTTGGCCGAAGGTAAGCCACAACATGTATCTGCGTTATATGGCAGAACTGGGGTTCATCGGAGGCATTGTGTTTTTCGTATTGATATTGTCCCTTATCGTAAAAGGAAACAAATTATCCAAAATTTCGACCGGTTGGGCCAAAAACTGGTCCACATCTTATACTTCTTTCATAATATCCGTTTCCATTGCCAATTGGTTCGGAGACAGGTTCATACGTGAAGAATTGACCGGATATATCTGGATCATCTCGGGAATGATGCTGAAATTGCTCGCAATGCAGGGGCAGGAAGAACAAAAGGCCGTTCCCGCCAAGGCGTCCTCCATTTACCGTTTTTCGAGTTGA
- a CDS encoding glycosyltransferase: MIDTLECGGTQKQLLLIAQAIGGRGLSPYTLIVFREPLTMIDDFRSAGVNVIQVDKKSEIDPGFFLRLYRFLRKTRPKIVTTFLPTADMWGRLAAKLAGVPVIGCSIRSLPQKQGAVRDLFMKSMHGISDFIVCNSHSAARRLSELGLCVETKTRVIHNGVRITGDSAAAKNDGHKTVGIVARLVAVKDIGTLIRAFAGLPPGLQERLVIVGDGPCRAELERAAAELGVAEKVRFMGECREVQGVVESFSVGVLTSRYEGLSNVILEYMAAGIPVVATDTGGTPELVVEGENGFMFRPGDEKTLTEKLKLLLADPGMAQTMGEKGFDKVSREFSIPHMTESWNGLIDGYLQASH; the protein is encoded by the coding sequence ATGATCGACACGCTTGAATGTGGCGGCACTCAAAAGCAGCTTCTGTTGATCGCGCAGGCAATCGGGGGAAGGGGGCTCTCTCCGTATACGTTGATCGTATTTCGCGAGCCTTTGACGATGATCGATGATTTCCGCTCGGCAGGAGTGAACGTCATACAGGTAGATAAGAAAAGCGAAATCGATCCCGGGTTCTTCCTGCGGCTCTACAGGTTTCTCCGGAAGACGAGACCCAAAATCGTAACCACTTTTCTTCCGACGGCGGACATGTGGGGACGGCTGGCCGCGAAGCTGGCGGGCGTGCCCGTGATCGGCTGCAGCATCAGGAGCCTGCCGCAGAAGCAGGGGGCGGTGCGCGATCTTTTCATGAAATCGATGCATGGAATATCCGATTTCATCGTGTGCAACAGCCATTCGGCTGCAAGGAGACTGTCGGAACTGGGGCTGTGCGTCGAGACGAAGACGCGCGTCATTCATAACGGAGTGAGGATAACCGGCGATTCGGCCGCGGCGAAAAACGACGGCCATAAAACCGTCGGTATCGTGGCGCGGCTCGTCGCCGTGAAGGATATAGGCACTCTTATCAGGGCGTTCGCAGGCCTTCCTCCCGGATTGCAGGAGAGGCTGGTCATAGTCGGAGACGGACCCTGCAGGGCGGAGCTCGAGCGAGCGGCCGCGGAGCTGGGAGTCGCCGAAAAAGTCCGTTTCATGGGGGAATGCAGGGAAGTTCAGGGCGTGGTCGAAAGCTTTTCGGTGGGCGTGCTGACGTCGCGGTACGAGGGCCTTTCGAACGTGATCCTCGAATACATGGCGGCGGGGATTCCCGTAGTCGCGACGGACACGGGAGGGACTCCGGAATTGGTCGTCGAAGGGGAGAACGGGTTTATGTTCCGACCCGGAGACGAAAAGACCTTGACGGAGAAACTGAAGCTGCTGCTGGCCGATCCCGGGATGGCGCAAACAATGGGGGAAAAAGGGTTCGATAAGGTTTCACGCGAATTTTCGATACCGCACATGACGGAATCCTGGAACGGCCTGATCGACGGATACCTGCAGGCATCTCATTAG